AAGGCTGGCCCACTTCCACACCCTCATGGCTTACTTGTGCTGTCTGAGACATCTCCGTTCTCACCTGAGTCTCTTCATTGTCTCCAAGCTTGGGGGTCCTTATCTGGCTTACACTCTCTAATTTGGTGTCATCCCACTCATCACTTAAGGCAGAGGCAGCTGGAACAGCTGTGCTGACACTCACTGTGACTTCTGGGGCGTCCAGCAGACTGTCAGTTTCTGGCTCAACACTCAGGGTGTCCTCGGAAGTTTCGAGTGGTTGCTTGGTGGCAGCAGCCTGGGTGTTATCAGCTGTCATCTGCGACGGCTTCTCCTTATCAGGTGTGAGGCTTCCAGGCTCAGTGCCTGCTGTGGACTCAGCACCAGGGAAAGAAGTTGCCCTGTGGTCTGTGTCTGCTTCAAATTTCTCAGTCTTTGGATTGGTGGTTAGCATTTCCTTAGTATTCACATAGGATGAAGGTGAATGTCCCAAACCAACTCCTTCCTGACTTTCAGTTGCAAATGATTGATTATCCATATACTTCAGAAAACCTTTTGTGGTTTCTGTGGTCTCTTCTACAACGGGCTGAAAGTTAGTGCTTGTAAGGAGTTCCTCCTTTTCATCAATAGTCAGAGAAGGAGTCACAGTGATAGCAATGGTTAACATGGCCTTGGCAAGTCCACTTTTAGGAGATATTCTCTCTGGCTGGCTGGAACCAAATACTTCTTCAACTGAGGGGACACCTGACTCAGTAGCAGTGGAAACACCAGGGCGTTCAGTCTGCATGAGCCCAGCTTGTCCAGGCTGGGTTTCTTTGTTAATCGAGAATGCTTTATTTAATGATGTTGCCGATGGTCCTGCTGACACCATCATTGGATCTTCAGAGACCACCAGTTGGGGAGTCTGCTTTGAGGTAATGGAGCTATTTTCTAGGTCATCAGTGTTCATCTTATCAGACTGCCCTTTTTCCGCATGAACATGTGCTATCTCCCTCCTTTCTATTTTGGGGAAGGCCAGACATTGTGTGGCAATGTTGAAAAGCAGAAGGCTACAGAAAGCCAGACAAATGTGCAATACAATCGGTCCACTCATAGTGGAAGAGAAATGGCACGTACACTGGCAGAGTTGACAAGTCCAGTAATTGAATCctgcagaaaaataaagcatatcaAACTGTCATATAAATACATGTTGTAAATAAGTCTCTTTAAATTAAACCGTAAGTAAAATAATCTCCTTGATTTTATAACACACAGAGATGGTAGGTAGGAGAGGACTGTTCTATTTCTTTGCACCGTTGAGACATAGATAACCCAGTTCATTTTTCCCTGCTGAATTTTGCTGATTTAACTTGAGGTTCCCTAGAAAAAGGTACACATAGTTCAAGTATTAAGTTCATTGTTTCTTAAATACCTACTTGAAATAATTTACCCTTGAAGTCCCATTTGCAATATTCTCTCCAAATTCCTCTATTAACCATGTAGTCAAATGACTGTAGAAATAGCAACATGtccaagaaataaaaagtaagtcTTACACATTcattcaaataactttttaagtGTTGCcacagtctgaatgtttgtggcccgcagaattcatgtgttgaaacctaatcagcaACGTGTTGGTATTAGGAAGTGAGGCCTTTGAGAAGTGATGACTTCATGAGGACAGAACCCTCGTGAATGGGatttgtgcccttataaaagagaccccagggccaggcacagtggctcacacctgtaatcccagcactttgggaggccgacatgggtggatcacctgaggtcaggagttagagaccagcctggccaacatggtgaaaccccatctctactaaaaatacaaaaattagctgggagtgggggtgggcacctgtaatctcagctattcaggaggctgaggtgagagaatcgcttgaacccagaaggcagagtttgcagtgagctgagatcgtgccattgcactacagcctaggcaacaagagcaaaactccatctcaaaaaaaaaaaaaaaaaaaagagagagaccccaggccaggcacggtggctcacacctgtaatcccagcactttaggaggccgaggccagcagatcacttgaggtcaggagtttgagaccagcctggccaacatggtgaaaccccatctctaataaaaatacaaaaattagccaggcacggtggcacacacctgtaatcccagctgctcgggaggctgaggcaagagaattgcctaaacctgagaggcggaggttgcagtgagctgagatcatgccactgcactccagcctagacaggagactccgtctcaaaaataaataaataaaatataaaagagggccgggcgcagtggctcacacctgtaatcccagcactttgggataccgaggtgggtggatcacctgaggtcaggagttcgagaccagcctggccaacatggtgaaaccccgtctcgactaaaaatacaaaaaaaatagctgggtgtggtggcgggcgtctgtaattccagctactttggaggctgaggaaggagaatcacttgaacccgggaggcagaggttgcaatgaaccaagatcgcaccatcgcagtccagcctgggcgacaagagcgaaactccatctcaaaataaaataaaataggagacCCCCAAGAGCTCCCTGGTCCCTTCCATCATGtaggacacagcaaaaaggtgCCTTCTATGAACCAGAGAGTGGGCCCTACCCAGACACCCAATCTACtatcaccttgatcttggacttcccagtctccagaactgtaagaaataaacttctgttgtttataaaaatCCAGTTTAttatactttgttatagcagcccaaatggactaagaaaaaTGGGTTTGAAAACACTAAATATCATCATTAAATGCTGAATACCAGTTActtctaagagttttttaaagtaagtaaataattttcaatgaaaatatGTCTTTTAGCTCTTTTTCTTCAGCGAGGCGGCCAGGCTGCAGACGCAGAGATGCAGATCTTTGTGAAGACCCTCATGGGCAAGACCATCACCCTTGAGGTCAAGCCCACTGACACCATTTAGAATGTCAAAGCCAAAATTCAGGACAAGGAGGGTATCCCACCTGACCAGCAGCATCTGATATTTGCTGGGAAACAGCTGAAGGATGGCCACACTCTCTCAGGCTACAACATCCAGAAAGAGTCCACCCTAAACCTGGTGCTGTGCCTGCGAGGTGGCATTACTGAGCTTTCCCTCTGCCAGCTCATCCAGAAATACAACTGTGACAAGATGATCTGCTGCAAGTGCTATGCTTGCCTGCACCCCAGTGCTATCAACTGCCACAAGAAGAAATGCGGTCACACCAACAACCTGTACCCCAAGAAGAAGGTCAAATAAGGCTCTTCCTTCCTCGAAGGGCAGCAGCCTTCTGCCCAGGCCCCATGGCCCTGGAGCCTCAATAAAGTGTCCCTTTCGTTGActggagcagaaaaaaaaaaaaaaaaagaaaagaaaagaaaagaaaatatgtattttaaatgcttAAATCATTTGTTATTCTCTGCCACAACTATAAAAATTACAGGCAAAACATGTTGCAAAATTTAAGGATTAGAAAAGGTTTAAGAGTTAAGCAAGGTtaatagtttcagaaaaaaacaaaatgtattttaaaattagcaatctttattgaatacccattattataagataaaaaatttattgtagtatttgaaataaattacTCACATTCTCATTACAactaaaactatattaaaattgttaattttcccccaaatttaAGGGTTTCAGTTacttttttaatctattttgctGAGTAGGGCCTTTTCTTTTCCCATCATCAGAAATTTCTCAGAGATGCTGCAAGTTTTCTAGAAAATTAAACCTTGaaactaaaattctaaaataaaaacctcGACTTcataaagtttacatttttttctttctttcatgtctAATCATTCAATGATCTAAGTTAAGCAAATGATGTGCACATgtgaaatttagaaatttattttcataaggcCTTCTTCCCTTAAGGAGTTTCAAAGCTTCcatgtgttatctcatttagtcTTATAGGTCctttcaagaaagaagaaaggtaaaGTCCTCAGGACATGATCTACACGGCTGAAGACAAAAAGAAGCCggaattttccttccttcctcctttttttgtttcttttcttttcttttctttttgagacggagtttcactctgccacccaggctggaatgcagtgcaagtcagctcactgcaacctccgcctcttgagttcttgtgcctcagcctcccgagtagctgggactacaggcgtgcaccaccatgcccagctaatttttgtatttttattagagacggggtattaccatgttggccagactggtcttgaactcctgacttcaagtgatccacctgcctcagcctcccaaagtgctgaaattacaagcgtgagctcccctccccttcccttccctttcttctctttttttctttccccaggctggacttgaactcctgggctcaagcaatcctcttgcatCAAGCTCctaagtaggtaggactacaggcacacaccaccacacggCACAAGAAGACTGACTTTTTCTACATGAGAAAAAAGGAATCCATGGATTTAGAGCTAAGGCTTCCTGCCAACTACCACCACCACATGAGTGTACCATCTTGGAAATGGGTCCAGCAGCCCCAGTCAACCCTTCAGATGACTGCACCCCTAGCTGACATCTTGACTACACCTTCGTGAAAGACTTTGTGCCATAACCATGCAGCTAAGTTACTCCCAAATTCGTGATGCATAGAACTggtataaaataacaaatatttattgttatttcaaGCCACTAAGCTacggggtaatttgttacacagaaatCTTGAGTCCGCGATGCTTCAGGGAAATACAGGAATGGAATGACAGCACGAGTACAATAGTGTCATGTGCAGAAAAGAAACAGCATATCAGGGATTACAAATTTAGCTGAAGAAAACTGAAGCCAGAGATGACTAGAAGAAACATAAGTCCCCAAACAATCTGCAAGGATAATGAGATGGGTGCTAAGTTTCCCCATATGCAGATGGGGGTTTGAAACAAACATATCTGAATATTAAATTACATGCTGGTAGCTagcattgtttttgtttatttgtatgtttatttttgagatggactctcactctgttgcccaggctggagtgcactgatgccatctcagctcgctgcaacctctgtcacccaggttcaagtgattctcctgcctcagcctcccaaataggtgggattacaggtgcccactaccacgcctggctaatttttgtatttttaatagagacggggtttcaccatgttggccaggttggtctcgaacttctgaccccaagtgatccacccatctcaacctcccagagtgctaggattacaggcatgagccaccgtgcccaacctttttttttttttttttgagacagagtcttgctctgtcacccaggttggagtttgatggtgcaatctcagctcactgctccctccatcttccaggttgaagtgattctcctgcctcaacttcctaagtagctgggattacaggtgcccgccaccatacccggctaatttttgtatttttagtacggacagggtttcaccatattggccaggctgatctagaactcctgacctcaagcgatccacccacctcagcttcccaaagtgctgggattacaggcgtgagccaccacacctggccacattgttctttttaaaaaagagaaaatggcaaAGATATTTGATAAAGAGGAAACAGCATGTGCCACAGCATGTCAACATTCTGGACATTAGTTATCACTGTACTTTAGATGAGCCAGGATGCACTCTAGTTCATAGCCAGGTAACAGATCACTGAATTTGGCTTGATGCCTCTATTTGccttccttaaaaacaaaaatgtaatgtaggggccaggtgcagtggctcatacctgtagtcccaatactttgggaggccaaggcaggaggatcatctgagcccagcagtttgagaccagcctgagcaacatggcaaatctcatctctataaaatgagccaggcacacgccagtagtcctagttactcaggaggctgaggtgggagaatcacttgagcccagaaagtcaaggctgcagtgagccatgatcataccactgcactccattctgggagacagagaaaagaccctgtctcaaaaacagacagacaacaacaacaaca
The genomic region above belongs to Pongo pygmaeus isolate AG05252 chromosome 15, NHGRI_mPonPyg2-v2.0_pri, whole genome shotgun sequence and contains:
- the ARMH4 gene encoding armadillo-like helical domain-containing protein 4 isoform X4, whose product is MSGPIVLHICLAFCSLLLFNIATQCLAFPKIERREIAHVHAEKGQSDKMNTDDLENSSITSKQTPQLVVSEDPMMVSAGPSATSLNKAFSINKETQPGQAGLMQTERPGVSTATESGVPSVEEVFGSSQPERISPKSGLAKAMLTIAITVTPSLTIDEKEELLTSTNFQPVVEETTETTKGFLKYMDNQSFATESQEGVGLGHSPSSYVNTKEMLTTNPKTEKFEADTDHRATSFPGAESTAGTEPGSLTPDKEKPSQMTADNTQAAATKQPLETSEDTLSVEPETDSLLDAPEVTVSVSTAVPAASALSDEWDDTKLESVSQIRTPKLGDNEETQVRTEMSQTAQVSHEGVEVGQPWTEAAELALGLPEGEAHMGTALLIAHGNERSPAFTDQSSFTPTSLIEDMEVSIVNLLQSTGDFNFTESTKENDALFFLETTVSVSEYESEADQLLGNTMKEQMDTVTGPNEEFTPVLGSPVTSPGIMVEEPSISPALPASEASSERRTVVPYITHVNTAASYGLDQLESEEGEEDEDEEDEEDEDEEEENEEEDEEDKDADSLDEGLDGDAELPGFTLPGITSQEPGLEEGNMDLLEGATYQVPDALEWEQQNQGLVRSWMEKLKDKAGYMSGMLVPVGVGIAGALFILGALYSIKVMNRRRRNGFKRHKRKREFNSMQDRVMLLADSSEDEF
- the ARMH4 gene encoding armadillo-like helical domain-containing protein 4 isoform X3 — its product is MSGPIVLHICLAFCSLLLFNIATQCLAFPKIERREIAHVHAEKGQSDKMNTDDLENSSITSKQTPQLVVSEDPMMVSAGPSATSLNKAFSINKETQPGQAGLMQTERPGVSTATESGVPSVEEVFGSSQPERISPKSGLAKAMLTIAITVTPSLTIDEKEELLTSTNFQPVVEETTETTKGFLKYMDNQSFATESQEGVGLGHSPSSYVNTKEMLTTNPKTEKFEADTDHRATSFPGAESTAGTEPGSLTPDKEKPSQMTADNTQAAATKQPLETSEDTLSVEPETDSLLDAPEVTVSVSTAVPAASALSDEWDDTKLESVSQIRTPKLGDNEETQVRTEMSQTAQVSHEGVEVGQPWTEAAELALGLPEGEAHMGTALLIAHGNERSPAFTDQSSFTPTSLIEDMEVSIVNLLQSTGDFNFTESTKENDALFFLETTVSVSEYESEADQLLGNTMKEQMDTVTGPNEEFTPVLGSPVTSPGIMVEEPSISPALPASEASSERRTVVPYITHVNTAASYGLDQLESEEGEEDEDEEDEEDEDEEEENEEEDEEDKDADSLDEGLDGDAELPGFTLPGITSQEPGLEEGNMDLLEGATYQVPDALEWEQQNQGLVRSWMEKLKDKAGYMSGMLVPVGVGIAGALFILGALYSIKVMNRRRRNGFKRHKRKQREFNSMQDRVMLLADSSEDEF